A genomic window from Sphingobacterium sp. BN32 includes:
- a CDS encoding RagB/SusD family nutrient uptake outer membrane protein has translation MKKRFLLLISAVFIFVSSCNFLDIVPDDTPRLEDAFRNELTAEGFLFTCYSYIPRYNDARTNFSWIMGNETVASYHWGTQWFSFLKVQQGLYTASSPVLDIWQNCYKGIRQCHLFLDNVDKASPVSISQAELDQKKIVWRAEANFLLAYYHYVLLQNYGPVVIVDQLIPTDAQGEEFFRPRSPYDVCVKYIADKFDAASVDLPMVINARSDYGRANKVIAQALKAKMYLFAASPLYNGNTDYAAFKNNDGTQLISQTYDKEKWKKAMDENKRAIEMAEAAGNRLYVYNKTTVADPFKQAVLNTRWQMVDPWNTELIWGYSANKENTDAQYSFQTLVIPRGWKNNPPVGGVGATLDAVELFYTKSGLPMEKDPAYDFANRYKIEAGDETIKLHRNREPRFYAYIGFDRGDYEINNETRQLKLRPGETNGVTLSNGVPRNDIDHLYSGYAIKKGVHPSTNVTSNTFTVSAYPFPIIRLGELYLNYAEAVANYSGTLDADGSTYINAIRNRAGIPDLEVSNGGALSGTALVNAVKRERLIELMFEGHSLYDRKRWKTAVADYEVDRIGMRGLNAQGNTIQAFYTPRNLPGRPFIFDAKQYLAPINVEYIKINPNLVQNPGW, from the coding sequence ATGAAAAAGCGATTTTTATTATTAATATCCGCGGTATTTATATTCGTATCGAGTTGTAATTTCCTGGACATTGTTCCGGATGACACCCCGAGATTGGAAGATGCTTTTAGAAATGAACTAACGGCAGAGGGATTTCTATTTACCTGTTATTCCTATATTCCACGGTATAACGATGCAAGAACCAACTTCAGTTGGATCATGGGGAATGAAACAGTGGCATCCTATCACTGGGGTACCCAATGGTTTTCGTTCTTAAAAGTACAACAAGGTTTATATACTGCCAGTAGCCCTGTTCTTGATATTTGGCAAAACTGCTATAAGGGAATTCGGCAATGTCATTTGTTTTTGGACAATGTTGATAAAGCCTCTCCTGTTTCCATCAGTCAAGCAGAATTAGACCAAAAGAAAATAGTTTGGAGAGCAGAGGCGAATTTCCTTTTGGCGTATTATCATTATGTCCTTTTGCAAAATTATGGACCTGTGGTTATTGTTGATCAGTTAATTCCTACAGACGCACAAGGGGAAGAGTTTTTTAGACCGAGATCTCCTTATGATGTTTGTGTAAAATATATTGCCGATAAATTCGACGCGGCTTCGGTTGATTTACCGATGGTTATCAATGCGAGAAGTGATTATGGACGGGCCAATAAAGTAATTGCGCAGGCATTAAAAGCAAAGATGTATTTGTTTGCTGCCAGCCCTTTATACAACGGGAATACGGACTACGCGGCCTTTAAAAACAACGATGGAACTCAGCTTATTTCTCAAACTTATGACAAAGAGAAATGGAAGAAAGCGATGGATGAAAATAAGAGAGCAATCGAGATGGCAGAGGCTGCCGGAAACAGGCTTTACGTATATAATAAAACCACAGTTGCTGATCCTTTCAAACAAGCTGTCCTGAACACGAGATGGCAGATGGTAGACCCTTGGAATACGGAATTAATCTGGGGATATTCTGCTAATAAGGAAAATACTGATGCGCAGTATTCTTTCCAAACTTTGGTTATTCCGCGTGGATGGAAAAACAATCCGCCGGTAGGAGGCGTAGGAGCAACATTGGATGCCGTTGAGCTATTTTACACGAAAAGCGGATTGCCTATGGAGAAAGATCCCGCCTATGATTTCGCCAATCGTTATAAGATCGAAGCCGGTGATGAAACGATAAAACTTCATAGAAATCGTGAACCCAGGTTCTACGCCTATATCGGATTCGATCGAGGGGATTATGAGATTAATAACGAAACTCGTCAATTAAAACTAAGACCGGGAGAAACCAATGGTGTAACCTTATCTAATGGTGTTCCTAGAAATGATATCGACCATTTATATAGTGGCTATGCGATTAAAAAAGGTGTTCATCCCAGTACGAACGTAACTTCAAACACGTTTACAGTTTCTGCATATCCTTTCCCGATTATTCGTTTAGGCGAGCTGTATCTGAACTATGCTGAAGCTGTTGCGAACTATTCAGGAACTTTAGATGCGGACGGTTCAACATATATCAATGCTATTCGCAATAGAGCTGGAATTCCCGATCTAGAAGTTTCCAATGGCGGTGCATTGAGTGGAACAGCACTTGTTAATGCGGTGAAAAGAGAACGTTTAATTGAGTTGATGTTCGAAGGACATTCTTTATATGACAGGAAGCGTTGGAAGACGGCTGTTGCGGATTATGAGGTCGACAGAATAGGTATGAGAGGATTAAATGCTCAAGGAAATACCATTCAAGCATTCTATACGCCTCGGAATCTGCCGGGAAGACCTTTTATCTTTGACGCTAAACAATATTTGGCTCCAATAAATGTAGAATACATTAAAATCAATCCAAACTTAGTGCAAAACCCTGGTTGGTAA